A genomic window from Vicia villosa cultivar HV-30 ecotype Madison, WI unplaced genomic scaffold, Vvil1.0 ctg.002437F_1_1, whole genome shotgun sequence includes:
- the LOC131638808 gene encoding uncharacterized protein LOC131638808: MQQMQQQNLMMMQMMQGMQGQQPPAPVPVPQAPTGPDFRAFFRMDPPEFAGSLDPVVAHDWLASMERIFQEIQCNEEEKVIFATQKMKGPALRWWNTASTYFTTQEIPKDWHHFKAAFLEKYFPNSVRTQREREFQNFKQGNLSVSEYAEKFEDMADYSRQAVYAPDELWKIDQFLMGLRADIAHSVSQREFTTYAECLRCGESGHKSPFCPKKKDQERTTGRVYVLDARKAKGNNNLIAVTPLPDPMVISSATDDTVEARLICKDCSVSFNGCDFPIDLICLPLKRLDVILGMDWLSLNSVYIGCKEKAIFIPAKETSSDDAITKWIEGTISAVNYLFSQERSFLLVLSEEPSVRVVLSEIPVVCEYPDVFPEDITSLPPEREAEFSIDLIPGTAPVSITPYRMSPIELRELKSQLEELLAKHFIRPSVSPWGAPILLVKKKDGSMRLCIDYRQLNKFVVIFIDDILVYSRSPEEHVEHLRIVLSTLREKQLYAKFSKCEFWLSEVSFLGHVISGGGVAVDPSKVEAVVNWDRPKSVTEVRSFLGLAGYYRRFIMGFAKLALPLTRLTRKEVAFEWDSECEESFQKLKKKLTTAPVLVIPDPDRSYEVFYDASKKGLGGVLMQDGKVVAYASRQLKSHEENYPTHDLELAAIVFALKVW; the protein is encoded by the exons atgcaacagatgcaacagcagaatctgatgatgatgcagatgatgcAGGGTATGCAGGGACAACAACCTCCTGCTCCAGTTCCTGTTCCACAAGCTCCAACAGGGCCAGATTTTCGTGCTTTCTTCAGGATGGATCCTCCAGAATTTGCAGGTAGTCTAGACCCAGTGGTAGCTCATGATTGGTTGGCTAGTATGGAGAGGATATTTCAGGAAATTCAGTGTAATGAAGAAGAGAAGGTGATTTTTGCTACTCAGAAGATGAAAGGAccagctcttaggtggtggaataCTGCATCTACCTATTTCACTACCCAGGAGATCCCTAAAGACTGGCATCATTTCAAGGCGGCATTTCTGGAGAAGTATTTCCCTAACAGTGTTCGAACccaaagagaaagagaattcCAGAATTTCAAGCAAGGCAACTTGTCTGTTTCCGAGTATGCTGAAAAGTTTGAAGACATGGCTGATTACTCACGACAGGCTGTTTATGCTCCTGATGAGTTATGGAAGATTGATCAATTCTtgatgggtttgagggccgacattgctcatagtgtATCCCAGAGGGAGTTTACTACTTATGCTGAATGTTTGAG ATGTGGCGAGTCGGGTCACAAATCCCCGTTTTGTCCAAAGAAGAAAGATCAGGAGAGGACTACAGGTCGTGTTTATGTCTTAGATGCAAGAAAGGCCAAAGGAAACAACAATCTCATCGCAG TTACTCCATTACCCGATCCTATGGTCATTTCTTCGGCAACAGATGATACCGTGGAGGCTCGACTGATTTGTAAGGATTGTTCAGTATCTTTTAATGGCTGTGACTTTCCGATCGATCTAATTTGTTTACCTCTTAAGAGActtgatgtcattcttggaatggattggttgtctcttaaTTCGGTATATATTGGTTGCAAGGAAAAAGCCATATTCATTCCTGCTAAAGAAACATCCTCcgatgatgcaattaccaagtGGATTGAAGGTACGATCAGCGCGGTCAATTATCTCTTTTCACAAGAAAGATCTTTTCTTTTGGTTCTTTCCGAGGAACCCTCCGTGAGAGTGGTATTGTCGGAGATACCTGTAGTGTGCGAATATCCTGATGTctttcctgaggatatcacttctcttcctccggaaagggaagcggAATTCTCAATTGATCTTATTCCTGGTACTGCCCCAGTTTCTatcactccatataggatgtctcctattgaactcagagaactgaAGAGCCAGCTAGAAGAGCTTCTAGCTAAGCATTTTATTCGgcccagtgtttctccatggggagcgcCTATTCTATTGGTGAAAAAGAAGGATGGGAGTATGCGTTTGTGCATCGACTATCGTCAGCTGAATAAG TTTGTAGtgatcttcattgatgacatcTTGGTGTATTCACGTTCTCCGGAAGAACACGTAGAGCATTTGCGGATTGTGTTATCTACTCTTCGAGAGAAGCAATTGTATGCCAAGTTCAGTAAGTGTGAATTCTGGCTATCCGAAGTAAGTTTCCTTGGTCACGTCATCTCAGGAGGAGGCGTGGCAGTagatccttctaaagtagaagcgGTGGTGAATTGGGATCGACCGAAGAGTGTGACAGAAGTCAGAAGTTTCCTgggtttggcaggttattaccgGAGATTTATCATGGGATTCGCTAAACTAGCATTACCATTGACAAGACTTACTCGGAAGGAGGTTGCATTTGAGTGGGACTCTGAATGTGAGGagagttttcagaaacttaagaagaagttgactactgcACCTGTACTAGTGATTCCAGACCCAGACCGATCTTACGAAGTGTTCTatgatgcttctaagaaaggtttaggcGGAGTATTGATGCAAGACGGTAAAGTCGTGGCTTATGCGTCTCGACAATTGaaatctcatgaagagaattaccctACTCATGATCTTGAGCTTGCGGCAATAGTCTTTGCGCTTAAAGTGTGGTGA